One Drechmeria coniospora strain ARSEF 6962 chromosome 01, whole genome shotgun sequence genomic region harbors:
- a CDS encoding Armadillo-type fold domain containing protein, which yields MDAYIQRSLNDKLYDKRKVGALELEKVIRDLVASKDYQRVYDILEQLYNDFAYAVHQPHARNGGLIGLAAAAIALGPELPRYLARIVPPVLACFTDQDARVRYYACEAMYNIAKVAKGEILVYFNNIFDQLCRLGADSELSVKNGAELLDRLIKDIVSESASSYVSILEGPVPAEDNEEGDQEDQDAPLPTAFSLPRFLPLLKERIWVINPFTRQFLVGWITLLDSIPDLQFVTYLPEFLGGLLKFLSDQNADVRTATHACLDKFLNEIKRISQIKKGPVDSRKSHGEGNRQHNESTNTESEQGALEEGEELEFDGSNANVEDSEEDDWMPGHDVEVNYREILEILTATLDSPLEEDCLLESLRWIVEFLDICPEEVLPSTPKILAHMLPAMASGKETIHRAATRVNNCLMDYIVSLSDESGINNPHAPQAQYSVGLRLAFSSDRADEPSRASLSSSRDQDAQSPTPKNDPSVSSAADAISFHGDLDYAAAVNSLTLLFLNDHEATRVAALTWLIMLHRKAPRKVIAFNDGTFPALLKTLSDPSDAVVKKDLQLLSQISRNSEDDYFANFMVNLLQLFSTDRKLLETRGNLIIRQLCTSLNPERIYRTLADCIEKEEDVEFASIMVQNLNNNLITAPQLGEVRKRLRNLETRDGQTLFVALFRSWCYNAVATFSLCLLAQAYEQAYHLLQIFGELDMTVDLLIQVDKLVQLIESPVFTYLRLQLLEPEKYPYLYKCMYGILMLLPQSSAFAALKNRLNSVSSIGYLHVAPKATMASTSMSSYDRPNRLKGREDGIIRWVELLEKFRSVQERARRTQRHKLDSDEIPMAGDLRTGDGASEVKGKDGKGSGAGPPPVPQKDVAPVVPIQSAKKSGLGRQFGRLGGAVSGKSRRNQ from the exons ATGGATGCCTACATCCAGCGGTCTTTGAACGACAAGCTTTACGACAAGCGGAAGGTCGGCGCTCTCGA GCTCGAGAAGGTCATCCGAGATCTCGTGGCATCGAAAGACTACCAACGGGTATACGAcatcctcgagcagctcTACAATGATTTTGCCTATGCAGTCCACCAACCACATGCTCGCAATGGAGGCCTCAtcggtctcgccgccgccgccattgCCCTGGGTCCG GAACTGCCACGATATCTGGCAAGGATCGTGCCGCCCGTTCTTGCCTGCTTCACCGACCAAGATGCCAGAGTGAGGTACTATGCCTGCGAGGCCATGTACAATATTGCCAAGGTCGCCAAGGGTGAAATATTGGTATATTTTAACAACATCTTTGATCAACTCTGCCGG CTCGGGGCGGATTCGGAACTTTCGGTGAAGAACGGAGCTGAGCTGCTTGACCGACTCATAAAAGACATTGTATCGGAATCAGCCTCATCTTACGTCTCTATCCTGGAAGGCCCCGTCCCTGCCGAGGACAATGAAGAAGGTGACCAGGAGGATCAAGACGCTCCTCTACCCACCGCCTTCTCTCTGCCCAGGTTTCTCCCGCTTCTCAAGGAACGTATTTGGGTCATCAACCCCTTCACTCGGCagttcctcgtcggctggaTCACTTTGTTGGACTCCATACCTGACCTTCAATTTGTCACCTATTTGCCGGAATTCTTGGGCGGCTTGCTCAAATTTCTCAGTGACCAGAACGCCGATGTTCGAACCGCCACACACGCATGCCTTGACAAATTCCTAAACGAAATAAAACGAATCTCTCAGATAAAAAAAGGTCCTGTGGACAGCAGAAAATCCCACGGAGAAGGAAACAGGCAGCACAACGAGTCTACCAACACCGAGAGCGAGCAGGGTGCTCTAGAAGAGGGAGAGGAGTTGGAGTTCGATGGCTCGAATGCGAATGTCGAAGACAGTGAAGAGGACGACTGGATGCCAGGTCATGATGTGGAGGTCAACTACAGGGAAATCCTAGAAATCCTGACGGCGACTTTGGATTCTCCCCTAG AGGAGGACTGCTTGTTGGAATCTCTGCGGTGGATAGTCGAGTTTCTCGACATTTGCCCGGAAGAAGTGCTTCCTTCGACGCCAAAAATCTTGGCCCACATGTTGCCTGCCATGGCCAGCGGCAAAGAAACCATTCACCGGGCGGCAACGAGGGTGAACAATTGTCTCATGGACTACATCGTGTCCCTGTCGGACGAGTCAGGAATCAACAACCCTCATGCACCCCAAGCGCAGTACTCCGTCGGCTTACGCCTAGCCTTTTCAAGCGACAGAGCCGATGAACCCAGCAGGGCATCTTTATCGAGCTCGCGCGATCAGGATGCGCAGAGTCCAACACCAAAGAATGACCCGTCAGTCTCATCTGCCGCCGATGCTATCTCCTTTCATGGCGACCTTGACTatgctgccgccgtcaacTCGCTCACTCTTCTCTTCCTTAACGACCACGAGGCAACCCGAGTTGCCGCACTGACGTGGCTCATCATGCTGCACAGGAAGGCTCCCCGCAAAGTTATCGCCTTCAACGACGGTACCTTTCCGGCGCTTCTGAAGACTCTGTCCGACCCGTCGGATGCCGTGGTGAAAAAAGATCTTCAGCTACTGTCGCAAATTTCCCGAAACAGCGAGGATGACTATTTTGCAAACTTCATGGTGAACCTCCTACAACTCTTCTCGACGGACCGTAAGCTGCTGGAAACGCGAGGGAACCTCATAATACGCCAACTATGCACGAGCCTCAACCCCGAGCGGATTTATCGCACATTGGCCGACTGCATCGAGAAGGAAGAAGACGTGGAGTTTGCCAGCATCATGGTGCAAAATCTCAACAACAATCTTATCACCGCGCCCCAATTAGGGGAGGTGCGAAAGAGGTTGCGGAATCTGGAGACCAGGGATGGCCAGACTCTTTTCGTGGCCTTGTTCAGGTCTTGGTGCTACAACGCTGTAGCCACCTTTTCGTTGTGTTTGCTCGCGCAGGCCTACGAACAAGCATATCATTTGCTGCAGATTTT CGGCGAACTGGACATGACAGTCGACCTCTTGATTCAGGTTGATAAATTGGTCCAGCTCATCGAATCCCCCGTCTTCACCT ACCTGAGGCTTCAGCTGTTGGAGCCGGAGAAATAcccctacttgtacaagtgcatgtacgggaTCTTGATGTTGCTGCCGCAATCGTCGGCGTTTGCGGCACTGAAGAACCGGCTGAACAGTGTTAGCTCCATCGGCTATCTTCACGTTGCACCCAAAGC GACCATGGCGTCGACCAGCATGTCCAGCTATGATAGGCCAAATCGACTGAAAGGCCGAGAAGACGGCATCATCCGTTGGGTGGAGCTGTTGGAGAAGTTTCGCAGCGTTCAAGAGAGGGCGAGAAGAACACAGCGACACAAGCTGGACAGCGACGAAATACCCATGGCTGGCGACCTGCGAACGGGCGATGGCGCATCGGAGGTGAAGGGAAAGGACGGCAAGGGATCGGGCGCAggaccgccgccggtgcctcAGAAGGATGTCGCACCGGTCGTTCCGATACAGTCGGCGAAGAAGTCCGGCCTGGGCAGGCAGTTTGGGAGGCTCGGGGGGGCCGTGTCCGGGAAGAGCCGGCGAAATCAGTGA
- a CDS encoding uroporphyrinogen-III synthase encodes MTSSLSEINRAASSEADDPMPIPILLLKTKSTPNDSYEDLFSSSQTCTTHGRSFEPRFLSVLSHTIHDDGVNRLDGLLKSRKIGYRDGCDYGGLVFTSQRAVEAFARALTRRIDRREDGSDPSWPFLQDIPIYSVGPATTRALKAVPQQPALQVFGDHTGNGEALAEFILEHYARWYPNASSKPPLLFLVGETRRDIIPRILMSLALPADRRIRVDEEVVYSTGVREPFSADFDVWLRETQSSPSRWVVVFSPTGCDSMLRGLGRLDAITGQVDEQGADGRTFIATIGPTTKSYLIETFGCPPDVSAKSPSPEGVLQAVMGYDMNNEVKR; translated from the exons ATGACATCGTCCTTGTCGGAAATCAACAGGGCAGCGTCGTCTGAGGCAGATGACCCCATGCCCATTCCTATCCTTCTGCTCAAGACCAAGTCGACTCCCAACGATTCCTACGAGGACCTTTTTTCTTCGTCCCAAACTTGCACAACACATGGCCGAAGCTTCGAACCGCGGTTTTTATCTGTGCTATCGCATACAAtacacgacgacggcgtaaACAGACTGGACGGCCTTCTAAAGTCGCGAAAAATTGGGTACCGTGACGGCTGCGACTACGGAGGGCTGGTCTTCACATCCCagagggccgtcgaggcctttGCCAGG GCGCTGACGAGACGTATTGATCGACGAGAAGATGGCTCCGACCCTAGCTGGCCTTTTCTCCAAGACATACCCATCTACAGCGTTGGGCCCGCAACTACCCGCGCCTTGAAAGCAGTCCCTCAACAACCAGCGCTGCAAGTGTTTGGCGACCACACGGGAAATGGCGAGGCGCTTGCGGAATTCATACTCGAGCACTATGCTCGCTGGTATCCGAACGCCTCAAGCAAACCGCCGCTGCTTTTTTTGGTTGGCGAAACACGACGCGACATCATTCCCCGTATCCTCATGAGTCTTGCCCTTCCCGCCGACAGAAGGATACGGGTCGATGAGGAAGTGGTATACAGCACGGGCGTCAGAGAGCCCTTTTCTGCCGACTTTGATGTCTGGTTGCGTGAAACACAAAGCTCGCCATCCAGATGGGTTGTAGTCTTCTCCCCGACTGGCTGTGATAGTATGTTGCGTGGCCTCGGCAGATTGGACGCAATCACTGGCCAGGTCGATGAGCAAGGGGCCGATGGCAGGACATTTATCGCTACGATTggtccgacgacgaagtcGTATCTAATCGAAACCTTTGGCTGCCCGCCCGACGTCTCGGCGaagtcgccatcgcccgagGGGGTACTGCAAGCGGTGATGGGGTATGATATGAATAATGAAGTGAAGCGGTAG
- a CDS encoding oxidation resistance protein 1: MWTGLIRRFSSEGRLAGESEPSFQGSQDQDGISGVFNPTVRRPSPFRPPPLDPLVLQGYRDSTTGSARLLSTVLAEEIRAMVPERLRIVEDWQLLYSLEQDGASLSTLYQKCRHFDGRRVGFVIVVKDQEGGYATVWVRADLWRLSFRTSPSSPEFLWQRGVLSLARIDHHIPSATTLGRYDNADAQSVAGTYEVQVGAGERGLNDFFINCETGFLSVGAGGGHYGLWLDDSLEVGHSSRCETFGNEALSDAGEKFGVLGVELWVLGA; the protein is encoded by the exons ATGTGGACAGGTCTCATTCGTCGCTTTTCTTCCGAGGGCAGGCTGGCTGGGGAATCGGAACCGTCTTTTCAAGGATCGCAGGACCAAGATGGAATCAGCGGCGTGTTCAACCCAACGGTGAGGCGACCGAGCCCGTTTCGACCGCCGCCCCTCGACCCGCTCGTTCTTCAGGGGTATCGAGACAGCACCACCGGTTCTGCCAGGTTGCTGAGCACTGTCTTGGCCGAGGAGATTCGTGCCATGGTCCCAGAGCGATTGCGAATCGTCGAGGACTGGCAGCTTCTCTACAGCCTCGAGCAGGACGGTGCCAGCCTATCCACATTGTATCAAAAGTGCCGGCATTTCGACGGCCGTAGGGTGGGCTTCGTCATCGTTGTCAAGGACCAAGAGGGCGGG TACGCCACGGTATGGGTGAGAGCAGATCTTTGGCGCCTATCTTTCCGAACTTCCCCATCCAGCCCCGAGTTTCTTTGGCAACGGGGAGTGCTTTCTCTGGCGCGCATCGACCATCACATCCCTTCCGCTACCACCCTCGGCAGATACGACAATGCCGACGCACAGTCCGTCGCTGGCACCTACGAAGTCcaggtcggcgccggggaGCG TGGTCTCAATGACTTTTTCATAAACTGCGAGACCGGCTTCCTCAGTGTCGGCGCCGGGGGTGGCCATTACGGCCTGTGGCTCGATGACTCGCTTGAAGTTGGCCACAGCTCCCGTTGCGAGACGTTTGGTAACGAAGCCCTCAGCGACGCGGGCGAAAAATTCGGCGTCCTGGGCGTTGAACTTTGGGTGCTGGGCGCCTGA
- a CDS encoding Casein kinase substrate, phosphoprotein PP28, protein MAGGSTVGNARRAGKYNKPTRGGGKHFSRNLQPVDADGNQISMWSANSDDKSGTDEEESSDEGSSDEEASDDGGPSKASAADAAADNNRDERKALKKARKEAAIAKQHGRTVEVGDLPSSDEESDEDDMPANPNHSKAARSMTKASKNGVEAITDGVEGMKMPASRREREALEAVAAKERYMRLQAQGKTDEAKADLARLSLIREQRAAEAARRQAEKEEKEEQEKARKADIEARDAKKRELAAGPKKGSKKK, encoded by the exons ATGGCTGGTGGAAGCACTGTAGGGAATGCTCGCCGAGCGGGCAAGTATAATAAGCCAACGAGAGGGG GCGGCAAGCACTTCTCGCGAAACCTCCAGCCTGTGGATGCCGACGGTAATCAGATCAGCATGTGGAGCGCCAACTCGGACGATAAGTCGGGcacggacgaggaagagtCATCGGACGAAGGGTCAtcggacgaggaagccaGCGATGATGGCGGCCCGTCCAAGGCCAGCGCCgcggatgccgccgccgacaacaACCGCGATGAACGAAAGGCGCTGAAAAAAGCTCGCAAGGAGGCGGCCATCGCCAAGCAACACGGTCGCACCGTCGAGGTGGGAGATCTGCCGTCCAGCGATGAggagagcgacgaggacgacatgCCGGCGAACCCGAATCACTCCAAAGCGGCTCGCAGCATGACCAAGGCATCGAAaaacggcgtcgaggccatcacggacggcgtcgaaggCATGAAGATGCCGGCGAGCCGGCGCGAGAGAGAGGCCCTCGAAGCTGTCGCCGCGAAAGAGAGATACATGAGATTGCAGGCCCAGGGCAAGACGGATGAGGCAAAGGCCGACCTGGCGAGACTGAGTCTCATCCGCGAGCAgcgtgccgccgaggccgcacGACGACAG GCTGAAAAGGAAGAGAAGGAAGAGCAGGAAAAGGCCCGGAAAGCTGACATTGAAGCCAGGGATGCCAAGAAGCGCGAGCTTGCCGCTGGGCCCAAGAAGGGAAGCAAGAAGAAATAA
- a CDS encoding vacuolar protein sorting-associated protein 74, giving the protein MSSSGLTRRRGAAGTGSIDNEPSRTNSATNIKDSTPETSYEKNENGHKIAYDPRDISESAERSKQPKLTMMEEVLLLGLKDKQGYLSFWNDNISYALRGCIVLELAFRGRISMEKDPSRRRFPPADRNIEVIDDTLTGEVLLDEALKMMKQSEKMSVSSWIDLMSGETWNLMKIGYQLKQVRERLAKGLVDKGILRTEKRNFLLFDMATHPVADGGAKEEIRRRVRNVLTQRTVVLNSSQFLPESLEFRYLRTVSMVCAAYAANVLENALSTLGHEARERAFAQTDELLADYSQWPFGKKATGNGIGSNLPQVIGEEVSGAKEKELQLEVVAACLSVFTRLDSLL; this is encoded by the exons AtgtcctcgtccggcctCACGCGGCGCCGTGGCGCCGCTGGCACAGGTAGCATCGACAACGAGCCCTCCAGGACCAACTCGGCCACCAATATCAAAGACAGCACCCCCGAGACCAGCTACGAGAAGAATGAGAATGGGCACAAGATCGCCTACGACCCGCGAGACATTAGCGAGAGCGCCGAGCGGAGCAAGCAGCCCAAGTTGACCATGATGGAGGAGGTCCTACTTCTCGGTCTCAAGGACAAGCAG GGATATCTCTCCTTCTGGAACGACAATATTTCGTATGCCCTCCGAGGCTGCATCGTCCTTGAGTTGGCATTCCGAGGCCGCATCAGCATGGAGAAGGACCCCTCGAGGCGACGATTCCCACCGGCGGACCGTAACATCGAAGTCATAGACGACACCCTCACCGGCGAGgtcctgctcgacgaggctctGAAGATGATGAAGCAGAGCGAGAAGATGAGTGTCAGCTCTTGGATTGATCTCATGAGCG GCGAAACCTGGAACCTCATGAAGATTGGGTACCAGCTCAAGCAGGTCCGTGAACGCCTCGCGAAAGGCCTCGTGGACAAGGGCATCCTCCGGACCGAGAAACGGAATTTCCTCCTCTTCGACATGGCAACACACCCGGTCGCCGATGGAGGCGCGAAGGAGGAGATTCGTCGTCGTGTGCGAAATGTCCTGACGCAGCGAACCGTCGTCCTGAACAGCAGCCAGTTCCTCCCCGAGTCCCTCGAGTTCCGCTACCTGCGCACCGTCTCCATGGTCTGCGCCGCCTATGCCGCCAACGTGCTGGAGAATGCCCTTTCCACGCTCGGCCACGAAGCGCGGGAGCGTGCCTTTGCCCAGACGGACGAGCTGCTGGCCGACTATAGCCAGTGGCCCTTTGGCAAGAAGGCGACAGGCAATGGCATCGGTTCCAATCTGCCGCAAGTTATCGGAGAG GAGGTTAGCGGGGCCAAAGAAAAAGAGTTGCAGCTCGAGGTTGTCGCGGCCTGCTTGAGCGTCTTCACCCGACTTGACTCCTTGCTATAA
- a CDS encoding Fatty acid/sphingolipid desaturase: protein MSRPPGMLDESNPYPYMTRNEIEALIAGGRKIVLFREFVLKVDPWLPYHPGGDKAILHMVGRDATAEIEALHSEEATKQMLRYRIGRVPRPWKNFTPPLQGGLFRTRAELENIDGAEDDDEEDDDDDDDDDDDDDGNHVDNARAWTESSSPTSKSPSPTFDCNGKTLRQRRNNGSVAMSSSPSSVCSEPTTTDAAIDGMSYLDAVTRENISLDLERYPNPDLETQARILAKYQHLHQRLWDEGLYRCDPMAYASDCCRYLGSFLLMLLCLRLGQYALAGLCLGFMWHQLVFAAHDAGHMGITHGYQMDSIIAIIIADFIGGLSMGWWKRNHNVHHIVTNAPEHDPDIEHMPLFAVSHRLLGNLRSTYYDRLMEFDAVAKVLLRIQSWTYYPFLAFGRFNLYFLSWDHLLANRGPKKGPGAWHRWLELLGQLFFWSWFGYGIVYKTIPDGWSRFVFVMVSHIASSPLHVQIVLSHFAMSTSDLGPQESFPQKMLRTTMDVDCPPWLDFIHGGLQFQAIHHLFPRIPRHNLRKAQGMVQEFCNDTGIPYALYGFADGNKQVLGRLSEVSRQAAILAKCQRAIVTKGSASRHASE from the exons ATGAGTCGACCACCCGGCATGTTGGATGAATCCAATCCGTATCCCTACATGACCCGCAATGAGATCGAGGCTCTCATCGCCGGCGGGCGCAAGATCGTCCTATTTCGAGAATTCGTTCTCAAAGTCGACCCATGGCTTCCGTACCATCCAGGTGGTGACAAGGCCATACTGCACATGGTAGGGAGGGATGCCACGGCCGAGATTGAAGC TCTGCACTCCGAGGAAGCGACGAAGCAGATGCTGCGATATCGAATCGGCAGGGTGCCAAGGCCGTGGAAGAACTTTACCCCTCCGCTCCAGGGTGGCCTCTTCCGGACCAGGGCCGAGTTGGAGAacatcgacggcgccgaggacgatgacgaggaagacgacgacgacgacgacgacgacgacgacgacgacgacggcaaccaTGTTGACAATGCGAGGGCGTGGACGGAATCGAGCTCCCCCACATCCAAAtctccctcgccgacatTCGACTGCAATGGCAAGACACTCCGACAGCGTCGCAACAACGGCAGCGTCGCCATGTCGTCCAGCCCTTCCTCCGTCTGTTCGGAGCCGACGACTACCGACgctgccatcgacggcatgTCGTACCTCGACGCCGTGACGCGCGAGAATATTAGCCTAGACCTTGAGAGGTACCCAAACCCCGACCTGGAGACGCAAGCACGCATACTCGCCAAATATCAGCACCTTCACCAGCGGCTGTGGGACGAGGGCTTGTATCGATGCGACCCGATGGCGTATGCGTCCGATTGCTGCCGGTACCTTGGCTCCTTtctgctgatgctgctctGCCTGCGCTTGGGCCAGTATGCTCTCGCCGGTCTCTGCCTGGGCTTCATGTGGCACCAGCTGGTCTTTGCCGCCCACGACGCAGGCCACATGGGCATCACGCACGGCTACCAGATGGACagcatcatcgccatcatcatcgcaGACTTCATCGGTGGCCTCTCCATGGGATGGTGGAAGCGCAATCACAACGTCCACCACATCGTGACCAATGCCCCCGAGCATGACCCCGACATCGAGCACATGCCACTCTTTGCCGTATCGCATCGCCTGCTGGGCAATCTCCGATCCACATATTACGACCGCCTGATGGAGTTCGACGCCGTGGCCAAGGTTCTGCTGAGGATCCAGTCCTGGACTTACTATCCATTTCTGGCATTCGGCCGCTTCAACCTCTACTTCCTATCCTGGGACCATCTCCTCGCCAACAGAGGGCCCAAGAAGGGACCGGGAGCTTGGCATCGATGGCTCGAGCTTCTGGGCCAGCTCTTCTTTTGGTCGTGGTTCGGCTACGGCATCGTGTACAAGACGATCCCGGACGGATGGTCTcgcttcgtcttcgtcatggTCAGCCacatcgcctcgtcgccgctgcaTGTGCAGATCGTCCTCTCGCACTTTGCCATGAGCACGTCTGACCTTGGCCCGCAAGAGTCCTTTCCACAAAAAATGCTCCGGACAACGATGGATGTCGATTGCCCCCCGTGGCTTGACTTCATCCACGGCGGATTGCAGTTTCAAGCCATTCATCACCTGTTTCCACGAATACCGCGCCACAATCTTAGGAAGGCTCAGGGCATGGTGCAGGAGTTTTGCAACGACACGGGCATACCTTACGCCCTGTACGGATTTGCGGATGGCAACAAGCAGGTGCTGGGGCGCCTCTCAGAGGTATCGAGGCAAGCAGCCATTCTAGCCAAGTGCCAGAGAGCCATTGTCACCAAGGGCAGTGCTTCTCGGCACGCTTCCGAGTGA